A section of the Brevundimonas sp. AJA228-03 genome encodes:
- a CDS encoding PadR family transcriptional regulator, whose amino-acid sequence MTVDADLFESMRLELRRGSLVLAVLACLRTERYGYTLRQALAADGLEMEESTLYPLLRRLESQGLLNSEWREEEKRKKRFYVLSPLGVQLLARLGDEWRAISVSLDKIL is encoded by the coding sequence GTGACCGTCGACGCCGACCTGTTTGAATCGATGCGGCTGGAGCTGCGGCGCGGGTCGCTGGTGCTGGCGGTGCTCGCCTGTCTCCGGACCGAGCGGTACGGCTATACGCTGCGTCAGGCCCTGGCTGCCGACGGGCTGGAGATGGAGGAATCGACCCTCTATCCGCTGCTGCGCCGGCTGGAGAGCCAGGGCCTGCTGAACAGCGAATGGCGCGAGGAGGAGAAGCGGAAGAAGCGCTTCTATGTGCTGTCGCCCCTGGGCGTGCAGCTGCTGGCCCGTCTGGGCGACGAGTGGCGGGCGATCAGCGTCTCGCTCGACAAGATTCTCTGA
- a CDS encoding bifunctional transcriptional activator/DNA repair enzyme AdaA — translation MEMRTEPLDQEACYRAALTRDARFDGRFFGCVKTTGIYCRPVCPARTPNRENMIFVVTAAAAEEAGFRACLRCRPETAPDMGAWRGTSNTVSRALSLIEQGALDEDDVDALAGRLGVGERQLRRLFRQHLGAAPVSVAQTRRVLLAKALIQESDLSMAQVALASGFGSVRRFNETFQALYGRPPSALRRGKDRVSDGGVKLSLSYRPPYDWDAMFEALMARAPDQVRDDRPASRVWSRELDAAIDGATGRVTATPGPPGRLEVRVEASDLKALPGVLARVRRVFDLSADPEAITRDLSTDPVLRPLVEARPGLRLPGDWVDAGEDAPSDRLSDATLVARAEQWRPWRAYGALYLGLAGITGADLMERDDEKRAA, via the coding sequence ATGGAAATGCGCACCGAACCGCTCGATCAGGAGGCCTGCTACCGCGCGGCCCTGACGCGGGATGCCCGGTTCGACGGGCGGTTCTTCGGCTGCGTGAAGACGACGGGCATCTATTGTCGGCCGGTCTGTCCGGCGCGGACCCCGAACCGGGAGAACATGATCTTCGTCGTCACGGCGGCGGCGGCGGAGGAGGCGGGGTTCCGGGCCTGTCTGCGCTGCCGGCCGGAGACGGCTCCTGACATGGGGGCCTGGCGCGGCACCTCCAACACCGTCAGCCGGGCGCTGAGCCTGATCGAACAGGGGGCTCTGGATGAGGACGATGTGGATGCCCTGGCCGGGCGGCTGGGGGTCGGGGAGCGGCAGCTGAGGCGGCTGTTCCGCCAGCATCTGGGCGCCGCGCCGGTCAGCGTGGCCCAGACGCGGCGTGTGCTGCTGGCCAAGGCCCTGATCCAGGAGAGCGATCTGTCGATGGCGCAGGTGGCGCTGGCGTCCGGCTTCGGATCGGTGCGGCGGTTCAACGAGACGTTTCAGGCGCTGTACGGGCGGCCACCGTCGGCGCTGCGGCGGGGCAAGGACCGGGTGTCGGACGGAGGCGTGAAGCTGAGCCTCAGCTATCGTCCGCCCTATGACTGGGACGCGATGTTTGAGGCGCTGATGGCACGGGCCCCGGATCAGGTCCGGGATGACAGGCCGGCAAGCCGGGTCTGGTCGCGTGAGCTGGATGCGGCGATCGACGGGGCGACGGGGCGGGTGACGGCGACGCCCGGCCCGCCGGGGCGGCTGGAGGTGCGCGTGGAGGCCTCGGACCTGAAGGCCCTGCCCGGTGTGCTGGCGCGGGTGCGGCGGGTGTTCGACCTGTCGGCGGACCCCGAGGCGATCACACGCGACCTGTCGACCGATCCGGTGCTGAGGCCCCTGGTCGAGGCGCGGCCGGGGCTGCGCTTGCCGGGCGACTGGGTGGATGCGGGCGAGGATGCGCCGTCGGACCGACTGAGCGATGCGACGCTCGTGGCACGGGCAGAGCAATGGCGACCCTGGCGGGCCTATGGGGCGCTGTATCTCGGCCTGGCCGGGATCACGGGCGCGGACCTGATGGAGAGAGACGATGAAAAACGCGCAGCCTGA
- a CDS encoding type II toxin-antitoxin system PemK/MazF family toxin: MLPRPVPGLVVCYAYLWRDEALRGRQEGRKDRPCVIVLSVEDRDGQTIVTVAPVTHAPPRYPDSAVEIPAATKARLGLDGDRSWIVAADLNRFVWPGVDLRPIRRGSGTYAYGLLPDALYRRLKDRVLRLARSGRLAQTFRND; encoded by the coding sequence GTGCTTCCCCGGCCCGTCCCCGGCCTCGTCGTCTGCTATGCCTACCTCTGGCGTGACGAGGCCCTGCGTGGCCGACAGGAAGGCCGAAAGGACCGGCCCTGCGTGATCGTGCTTTCGGTCGAGGATCGCGACGGGCAGACCATCGTCACGGTCGCACCCGTCACCCACGCTCCGCCTCGCTACCCCGACAGCGCCGTCGAGATTCCGGCCGCCACCAAGGCCCGTCTCGGCCTCGACGGAGACCGTTCGTGGATCGTGGCCGCCGATCTCAATCGCTTCGTCTGGCCCGGCGTCGATCTGCGACCGATCCGACGCGGCTCTGGCACCTATGCCTACGGCCTTCTGCCCGATGCCCTGTATCGACGCCTGAAGGATCGCGTCCTGAGGCTCGCCCGGTCTGGCCGCCTGGCTCAGACATTCCGGAATGACTGA
- a CDS encoding type II toxin-antitoxin system prevent-host-death family antitoxin, which yields MAITISSGDFLKAYGRISEAALTEPVSITSHGRERLVLLSAAEYRRLKANDRQPLYPWELDEASLAALAASEAPAEARAFDVELD from the coding sequence ATGGCCATCACCATCTCATCCGGCGATTTCCTGAAAGCCTATGGCCGCATCAGCGAAGCCGCCCTCACTGAACCCGTCTCGATCACCAGCCATGGTCGCGAGCGGTTGGTGCTGTTGTCCGCTGCTGAATATCGCAGGCTCAAGGCCAATGATCGCCAGCCACTCTATCCGTGGGAACTGGACGAAGCATCCCTGGCGGCATTGGCAGCCTCGGAGGCTCCCGCCGAGGCGCGCGCTTTCGATGTCGAGCTGGACTAA
- a CDS encoding helix-turn-helix transcriptional regulator, with protein sequence MGDPRLGSRLKEIRTEAGLTQAELADRAGVSRKTINTVENGVFVPSTLLALSLARALGTTVERLFYLVE encoded by the coding sequence ATGGGTGATCCGCGTCTGGGGTCGCGGCTGAAGGAAATCCGGACCGAAGCCGGACTGACCCAGGCCGAGCTGGCCGACCGCGCAGGCGTGTCGCGCAAGACCATCAACACGGTGGAGAACGGCGTCTTCGTGCCCTCGACCCTGCTGGCCCTGTCGCTGGCCAGGGCGCTGGGGACGACTGTGGAGAGGCTGTTCTACCTGGTGGAGTGA